TTGGTCCCCCCTTTCAAAAATTAAGAAAAGACTTGGCTTGCACCACGCCCGTTGGGATGACGGCAGAAACCTTCGTCGTTCTTATGTCATCAGCAAGTATCCGTCCATTTATACTTCTTATACTTCCTGAATGACAAAAAAAGCCAGCCGGAAATAAAAGTATTCCTGCTGGCACATCATTGTGTAATCAATAAATTATGTTATCATTTGTATTATACATCTGATCCTAGTCTTATTTCAAGTATGAGATAAAAAAGAAAAACAGCCGATGTTTCTTTTTCTCAAATTTCGGCTATAATTTCGCCGGTACGAGTCAGGTCATAGCCGCCGATCCCGGAGACTTCATTGCGGAATGAATCGGAACGCAAAATCGCCAGAAGATTTTTCATCAGCGCAGTATCCATATTTTCTTTCCGGATCACCAGGTCATATCGCTCCCGCTGCAGAGGAATAAAATCAATTTTTTTAACCTGAAGAGCGGCTTTTTCAATTCCCAATCCTACATCGGCCTCATTGCGACTGACACAGCTGGCAACCGCCAAATGACTCATTTCTTCGTGGGTATAGCCATAAATTTCGGCGTGCTGTATTCCAAGCAGCCGCAGCTGCTCGTCCAGCAAAACCCGGGCACCGGAACCTGGCTCTCGGTTTACAAACCGAACCGAGGGAGAGATTAAATCTTGCCATGTAAGAATCCGTTTGGGATTGCCCTTTGCCACATAAAAGCCCTCCATGCGATACGCTAGATTGATGACCAACGTATGCTGGCCGGGCAGCAGCCGCCGAACGTAGGGAAGGTTATAGCTATCGGTATCGCTGTCCCAAAGATGAGTGGTAACCGCATTGGCAGTGCCATGATATAACGCCAGCAATCCGTCAATACTGCCGATATAATTACGCAAGCAGGGCACTGCTGGCAGCGCCCTTTCCAGATGGCGGGTAAGAATGTCCAAAATGATGTCCTGACCGCAAAGAATCAATTGATCCCGCGGTAAAGTATAAGGTTCAAGCGATTTGGCAGGCTGATTTTCAGCCGCCGGGGAATTACCCTTGGATTTATGAATATAGTTTTCCAAATCGAAAGCTTCGATCCGCATCTTGCGGCCAACACGATAGGCGGCCAGGTCACCCCGCTTAATCATTTCATACACGGTATACCGCGTAATTTTAAGGATACGAGCCACTTCTTCCGGTGTATAGGATACTGTTTCCGCCATCATCCCGCCTGCTTCCCGTTCCTCTCGGAGAATTTTATATAAATACTCTTGCATTTATATTACAACAAACTGTATAATAACACCATAGTAGTTACGTTTGGTTACGTTTGGTTACGTTTGGTTATGTTTGGTTTAGTTTAAGATATAAAGGAATAGTGAGTAATTTATTGTCAAAAGTATTATTCTACCGATACAAAGTTGTGTCAGTCAATGCACGAATTACCTGCGAAGACTGGCCTTTTTTATATATAACTTTAACTTGCTATGGCAGGGAGGACTAAGAATGAAAAAACATATGGTATTGTTGTGGATCAGCCTGCTGATAACAGCAGCCTTACTCGTCACAGCCTGCGGCGGAAACAAACAGGCATCTCCGGCTCCCGCCCCTCAGACTGTCGAACTCAACGTATCGGCTGCCGTAAGCTTAAAAGACGCGCTGGCCGAAATCCAAACCAATTATCAAAAGGGCCATCCGAATGTTAAATTGGTCTTCAATCTCGGTGCGTCGGGTTCCCTGCAAAAGCAGATCGAACAGGGAGCGCCGGCCGATATCTTCATTTCAGCCGCTCCCAAGCAGATGAATGAATTGGAGGCCAAAAATCTCCTCAATAAAGCGACCCGGAGGAATCTGGTGGAAAACAAGCTGGTAGTCGTCGTACCTCCCGACTCTCCTTTAAACATTACGCAATACGAGGATCTGGCCAACGGCAACGTGCAGAAAATCAGCATCGGCGAACCGGCCGTGGTACCGGCCGGCCAATATGCCCAGGAAGTGTTTCAGAAATTAGGCATCTGGGATAGTCTGAAGGATCGGCTTGTTTTGGCAAAAGACGTTCGTACGGTGCTGGCCTATGTGGAAACCGGCAATGTGGATGCCGGTGTTGTCTATAAAACCGATGCAGTATCCAGCACAAAAGTAAAGATTGCCGCCACTGCACCGGAAGGCTCTCATCAGCCCATCGTATATCCCGCGGCCTTGCTGGCCGGCAGCAAGCAGGAGCAGGCGGCCCAGGAGTTTCTGTCCTTCTTGACAACGCCGGAAAGCCGGGCTGTCTTTGAAAAAAACGGTTTTACTATGAGCAAATAAGAGGAACGAACCATGATCGAATGGCAGCCAATTTTTCTTTCATTAAAAGTAGCAGGCGTCTCGCTGATCTTCGTCTTTCTGTTTGGCGTGTCTTTTGCTCATCTGCTGCATAACCGGAGCTTTCCCGGAAAAACGGCTCTGGAAGCGTTTTTTACCCTGCCGCTGGTACTGCCGCCGGTAGTTACCGGGTTTCTTCTGTTAGTGCTCATCGGTAAGAACGGTCCGGTAGGACAGCTGCTGCGAACAACATTAGACGTTCAACTGGTATTTACGCCTTACGCCGCTGTTCTGGCCGCCGCTGTCGTGGCCTTCCCGCTGATGTATCAAAATGCAAAAGCAGCCTTCCAAAACGTAGACGCCACCTTGGAAGATGCAGCCCGGACACTGGGCTCCAGTGAATGGCGGGTATTTCTGACGGTTACTCTGCCGTTATCCCGCTCCGGTCTGATGTCAGGGGTTGTATTATCTTATGCCCGGGCCCTGGGAGAATTCGGCGCCACCATGATGGTCGCCGGCAACATACCCGGGAAAACCCAAACCATTCCTCTGGCTATTTATTTCGCCTCGGAAGCCAATGACCTGACTGCTGCCGGGATTTATGTTCTGATTATCAGTGTGCTGACATTTATTCTGCTTTTCTTGGTAAATTCCTGGAACAACAGAAAAAACAGCTGAGGGGGATTTTGATGCTGGCAATTGATATCAAAAAGCAACTGGCTGATTTCACGCTGGCTATTGCTTTCAAAATTGAAAATGACATCCTGGTATTATTCGGTCCCTCCGGCTGCGGCAAAACTACCACCCTGCGCTGCATTGCCGGACTGGCTCAGCCGGACGCAGGCTCTATCGTCTTAAACGAAAAGACATTTTATTCCTCCCGGGAAAATGTCTTTATTCCTCCCCGCTGCCGCAAAATCGGCTATGTTTTTCAGGAATTCGCCTTATTCCCTCATATGAACGTAGAAAAAAATGTGTATTACGGCGTAAAAAAACGTAACATCGCAACGACTCAATTGTATGAAAAAATCATGCCTGTGCTGAAAATCGATCATCTGAAACAACGGCAGGTTCAGCAGTTGTCCGGCGGTGAGAAGCAGCGGGTAGCCCTTGCCAGGGCGCTGATGGCACAGCCCCAGCTATTACTACTGGACGAACCCCTTTGTTCCCTGGATAAGAAAACCCGTCTGGAGCTCCAGACGGAGCTGAAGCAGCTGCAGCAGGCCTGGAGCATTCCCTTTATTTTGGTAACCCACGATATGGAAGAGGCAACCACCCTGGGAAACCAGATCCTGTTCCTGGAAAAAGGCCGGCAGCTCCCTTATCGAACTGCCTAAGCAGAAAATAAGGTTATTTCAACTCATTATGGCTGAAATAACCTTTTGTTTTCTTACGTAGTTGGAATTTACGCCTTGAGGACCATCATTTCCGTAGCTTTTACAAGAGCCGTAACCTTGTCCCCGGCTTTCAAATTCAAATCATCAACGGAATCCACGGTAATAGCAGCTACCAGTTCAGTTCCTTTAAAATCCATAACAACCTTAGCCATCACTGCGCCTTTCACAACTTCTTTCACCGTAGCTTCCAGCTTATTTCTGCCGCTGATTTTCACATTCATCACTCCATTTCATCAGAATTATGTCGTTACTGATAAAATAGCATAAATTCTGTTTAAAATCAACATATCCCCTTCAATAATGAGTTACTCTTGCTTATCTATAATCAGCGCTGTTTATCTTCGATTTTCTTCTATTTTTATTTGCTTTTGTTTGTGCCAATTTGTTTTTAACTTTCCATAAATTGTATACTAGCAAAATAAGTAACTTAAGTTAACTGAACCCAATCAAAAAAATAATAAATACAGCAGACATTCAAATTTATCGAACTGTCTGCCACCGTTATTGCTGCAGCCCGGACGGTAATCCCATTCGGCTGCCGGTAATCGGTTTATAAGGAAACGGCTGCCGGTTCGCCGCCCGATTGACTTCGGCGATCAGCGACGGCAAAGCGTCCGGCCGAATGCCGGTCGCTTTGCCGTAAAGCTGTTCGGCTGCCAGCACCAACTCCTCCAGCGCCGCATTTCCCGCCCGTTCTCCCATACCGGTCACCGTAGTGCTGACCAAGGTAACACCGGCGCGAACAGCCGCCAGGGCATTGGCCGCTGCCAAGCCAAAATCATTGTGGGTATGAATTTCAATGGGCAGCGAACACCGTTCCTTTAAAAAACGCATGGCAGAATAGGTTTGCAGCGGCGTTAGGCAGCCAACCGTATCGGCATACCGTATCCGCACCGCCCCCAGCTCCGCCGCCGTATCGGCTACGCGAAGAAAGAAATCCGGGTCGGCCCGGGATGCATCTTCGGCTCCTACCGATACGGTACAGCCAAATCCGGTTGCCAGCTCAATACAATCCACCAGATTATCCAGGACCCACTGCCGGGTCTTTTGTAATTTACGCTGAATATGAAGCTCGGAAACCGGCACCGAAATATGAAGATAAGAAAAGCCGCAGCGAATAGATGATAAAATATCCTTGCGTACAGCGCGGTTCCAGGAAAATACGACAGCGTTGAATTTTCCCTTCAATATATGATTAAGGGCTTCGAATTCATTGCCTCCCATAGCCGGTACACCGGCCTCAATCCAGGGAACTCCCGCTTCATCCAAAGCCCGGGCAATCCTCAGCTTTTCCTCCGGTGAAAAGGCGACTCCGGCAGCCTGCTCGCCGTCTCGCAATGTGGTATCGATGATCTCTAGCTGATTTTGCATAAACATTCGCCTGCCTCCTTTGCTTTGGCCGGCATATCGGCAGAAGAAATGCTGCCATACAGCTGCTTTAATTGTTTGTCGCTGACAGGTCTTTTTTCGGTGACAGCCAGTTCCCGTACTTTTTTTACGATCCATTCGGCTTGTAACTGAGATAAGCCGATATCCCATTGAGCAAATTTCGCTTTGATCAGAGCCGTACCGGAATGCTTTCCCACCACCAGCCGGCGGGACAGCCCTACGGTTGCCGGTGAAAATGCTTCGTACAGTTCCGGCTGTTTCAGCACCCCATCGGCGTGAATCCCCGATTCGTGAGCAAAAATGTCCGGACCGATAACCGCCTTGGTTGACGGTACTTGCAGCCCCATACATTCCAAAGCCTGGCTGCAATACGCCGCCAAATGGTTCGTGCCGCCGCCAGACATTTCCAGCAGTTGTCCGGCGGCCAAAAGAACTTCCTCGCAGGCCGGATGACCTTTGCTGCCGACCCCGGCAACAGAGACGGCAACCCGCTCCGCCCCTCCCTGAAGAGCGCCGAGACAATTGGCGGTAGCCATTCCATAATGATTATGACCATGGTATTCCAGTATCGGCCTTTCCTCCTGCCGCCCCAGGGTATTCATTGCTTCATAGGCGGCAAAAGAATCCATAATACCGGCAGCGTCACTGTAAATCAATGATTCCACAACACCGCCCTGCAGGGATGCGGCCATATGATCCACCTCCGTCAGCGACAGCTCCGATGCATTGTTGATTTCCAGAGAAACAGTTAAGTCCATATCTGCGGCAGCCTGCAAAACATGGATAACCTGCTGATCCACCCGGGACCCGGGAGAATGACGGTACACGACGATAATCTTCTTGAATCCCTTTTCTGCCGCTATGTGCAGTTGAGAAAGAGAAGGAGCAATACGCCCCCGCAAATAAGGGTACAGATTATTGATGACCCCGATCCAGCTGTAAGGAACCCAGTCCTGTACCCAGACATCGTACAGATCCAAAGGCAGTTGGCGCAATATGCGTACCAGTCGCAGTAACCCAGACGGGGAAATCTTTAACCGCATTGCTTCCGATAAGGTCTGATCCAGACAAACAATCGACCGATTCATCCGCTTGCACCTCCCAGCCGCTAGACCGTTTTTGCGGCACTATTTTTATTGTGAAGCGTAATTTCATAATGGTTGATCCCCAGCTTGACAATATCTCCGGCAAAACGACCGCTCCTCAATTCACAGTCGATCCAGGGAGGAACATGGGCACAAGTGACAGTTAAGGTGGAAAAGTCGCCTTGCCGCAAAAACGGCACTAATACCTGCTTTGATGTAACACCGCTGCTGCTTTCCTGAATATCCTTCAATGAGATGGAGTATTTTCCCTCACCTAGACGGACCGGCGAAGGGAGTTTGATTGGGCTGGCCTCGGCCCTTTTCTGCCGCTCCTTTTCTTCTTTTGCCAAGATATAATCCAAGAAATCAACCGGGTTCCCCGAAATTTCCCAAATACTGCACTGGGCTTTTTCCAGTTCATAATAGGGTAAGCCGGTAATCTCCCGACCGGCGACAATCTTGCAGTCCGCCAGAAATCCGATGATTTCGGTCATGCAGCGGCGAAGTCCTTTCAGGCCCTGGGACTTGTCGAAGCGGCACTCCATCCGGCGGGATTCCCGCCAGCGTCCCTGCTGCCGCTGATAAACCACCAATTGGCAATTTTCCTGCAGCGAAGTCGTTTCGCTGTTTTTATCCAGAACGGCTGCTGCTTCCCGTCCCATACTGACTCCCCCTTTCAGTGTTTAGATTTCCAGGCGGGCTACAACCTTGCCGCCTTCAATGTGCTCATCCATAATTTCGGCCACATCATCCGGTGTCACATGACCATACCAGACATTGTCCGGATAAATCACCACAATCGGACCCTGATCACAAAGGCCAAAACAGCCCGTATTGTTGATAAAGACTTCTCCTTCCAGTTCCCGCTCCTGGATTTCTTCCATAAAGGACGTAACAACGTCGACTCCCTGTTTCGAATGGCAGAAGCCTTTTTGTTGTCCGTTCACCCGTGAACTGGTACAGACAAAAATATGATGCTGCGGTTTATTCATCCTGTTCTTACCCTTCTTTCTTCACCTTTCTTCTGCGCCAATTGCTGCGCCGCATAGATGAGTCCTGTTTCTACCGTATCACAATATTCAATGCTGTCGATACCCCGATCGGTCAGCTGTTTTTTTGCATTCAGGCCGATGCGCATGGTCAGGACGGCATCACAATTCTTCAGTGCTTTGATCGTTCCTTCCCGGCGGACTTCCTCGTCATCGCAGTCAGGCATCCCCATGCAGTATTTTTTTACTCTCCGGTACTCCAAAAAAACAAAATCTTCGCCTTTACCCTGATAAATGGCAAACTGTTCGGCATGACCGAAATGCTGATCCACCAGCTTGCCGTATTGGGAAGTCACTGCGATCACATACCGTCTGCCAGCAGCACCGGGTTCCACCTTCCTGTCGGCCGATGGCTGCAGGGACATCCGGAATTCCTGGGATCGGTCATATTCCAGCAGGCCAATGGCATCCGCCCGGCACTGCTTGCAATGATGCATCTGAGTCAGATCCAGTTCGCAGGATCGCCGCATTTGTTCAATATCTTTCATACTGGTCTGGGGAAAATGTTCGAAAGTACTGCCCTGGGCTGGAATCAGCGGCATAATATTGGTCATAAAAGCGCCTAACTCTTTTGCCTTTTTCACTACCTGAGGAATATGATGGTCATTGATGCCGCTGACCATGACAATATTCACTTTGACTAAAACACCGCCGGAAGTTAATTTGACGATGCCTTCCAGCTGCCTGCCTAAAAGCAGCTTTGCTCCTTCAACACCCTGATATTTATGTCCCTTATATCGGACAAATTTATAAATTTTGGCACCGATTCCCGGATCAATGCAGTTCATGGTTACCGTTACATGCTGTACCCCCAATCGGATGATCTCCGCCGCATAGTCCGGCAGCATCAGCCCATTGGTGGACAGGCAGAACACGATGTCCGGATTATCGGCTTTGATCAATGCAATGGACCGTTTCGTCTGTTCCCAGTTGGCCAGGGCATCGCCCGGTCCGGCAATCCCCACCACGCTGAGATAATCCAGCTGACTTTTCACCCAGTCAAATTTTTCTTTTGCCAGCGCCGGAGTTAGCACTTCGCTGGTTACTCCGGGACGGCTTTCGTTGACACAATCAAACTTGCGATTACAATAATTGCAGCTAATGTTACAGCCGGGAGCAACCGGCAAATGCATCCGCGCATATTTCTGGTGAGCTTCAAAAGAGTAGCACGGATGTTTTTTCGTTTTTTCCAAAAGATCAGCCGGCATTGGCCGATTCGCGTGTTTTGAGCAGGATGTGCACCCCATGATTCTCACCTCTCTCTGTTGTTACGTTGCCTTCCGGTAAAAAGTATCGTACATCCGGCTGCGGTAGGGTTTCAGCTTACTGTCCAGCAGCGTATTGGTCACCCGATCCAAAAAAGCCATGGTCCCCGTATAGCCTACCGACAGCAGCCGGTGCCCTCCCATACGGTCAAGGATGGGAAAACCGATACGGATCAAAGGAATTCCGGCCTTTTCTTCCAAATAACGCCCGGTGGAGTCCCCGATGGCCACATTGGCTTCTGCCGCTTCTCCGTATTTACGGATTACTGCAAAATCTGTTCCCGACAAAATCTGTACCGGTTCCGGTGCAGCCTCAATATAAGGCTGCAGCAGCTCCGCCAGTTTTGCCGTCCGGCTGCCTGTCGCCACCACCACCGGATGAATGCCATTTTCCAGACAAGTCCTGGTTAACGCATACACCAGTTCCGGTTCGCCAAACAAGACGGCCCTCCCCAGAAAGTTATATTTATGGGAATCGATCATTCCGTCCAGCAGCCGCCCCCGTTCCTGCTGCAGACTGTCCGGCAAACCCTTACCGGTGACTTCCTGCAGTACTTCCATAAACCGGTCAGTATTTTCCAAACCAATCGGCAACGGCAGATTGTAAAGCGGAACACCGAAGGTCTCTGCCAAATATTTACCCGGCGACAAAGCATCCTCCACCGTCATTCCCAGCTGCAAAGTGGCCGGTGCTCCCGACATTTTCCGGATATCCTCGATTTTTGTCCCTTCCGGCGTCATTTTCCGATAAGGCCGCTGAAAAGGACGGTCCATGGTATCGGAAAAATCGGGGAACAAGGTATATTTTATCTCCATCAGGTTTAAAATCCGTTTGATCTCCCGAATATCAGCCGGGCTGATATTCGAAACAATCAAATTGATTTTATTGTGTTTTTCACTTTTTTTTGTCAGGCAGGTCAGAATCCGCCTGGCGGTAAAAAAGTAGCCTTCAGCCTGAGTCCCCCCGTAACCGGGAGTAGGCGCCGTGACCAAGAAAATTTCTTCCCCGTTTTTTTCCTGCAGATATTCTTCCGCAAAGCGGCCAATATCTTCCCCGATGGTTTCGGCCAGACAAGTCGTCAAAATGCCGATCACTCCCGGATTGTAAACTTTCCGTACATTATCCAGCGCTTGTTTTAAGTTTTTTTCACCGCCGTAAATGGTCCCTTTTTCATTTAATGAAGAAGAGCCCACATCCACCGGTTCATTAAAATGTTCGGAAATATGACGGCGCATATAGGTACTGCACCCCTGAGAGCCGTGCAAAACCACCATGGTATTTTCAATTCCTTTTAATGCCAGGATTCCTCCCATGGGCATACACATGTTGCAGGGGTTCTCATTCACATTCCGGCAGGCCGCCTTCTTCTCTTTCATACAACATCCCCCCTGTCATGATCCGGCAGGTAATTCCATACCGGCGAGCATAACGTGGAATAAACTTCCCTGGCAAAATTAACGGCTCCCACGTAACCGCTTAATGGATGCTTGCGGTCGTGATTGTGATCAATAAAGGCAATTCCCAGCTTGTAAGCCAGCGGCCGTTCTTTGACTCCGCCTACCAGCAGATTGGCCCCCTGCTTCGTCATAAACCGTTCCAGTTCCGCCGGGTTGGCGTCATCCAAGATGACCGTGCCGTCGGCGACCAGACTGTTGATGGTCTCATATTCTTCCTTCCGTCCGGTCTGCGTGCCGATCATGACGACTTCCATTCCCAGCTCGCGGAACTGTTTAATCAACGATATGGCTTTAAATCCGCCGCCCACATAGACAGCCGCTTTCTTCCCGGCGAACTTCCGCCGGTATTTGTCAATGACCGGTTGAATCCGGGCGCTTTCTCTGGCGATAAGAATCTCCGCCTTGCGGGCGGCTTCCTCGTTGCCAAGGGCTGCGGCAATCTGCCGCAGGGAATCCGCCGTATCCTGAAGTCCCAAAAAGGAAACGCGGATGTAAGGAATGTGATACAATTCTTCCATTTTACCGGCCAGATAATTCGTCGAGCCGGCACACTGCATGATGTTGAGCGATGCCTGGGTGGCTGTTTTCAGCTTTTCACTGGAAGAGTCGCCGGTAAAGACAACATTCAGTTCAATGCCCATTTCCCGTAGATAGCTTTCAATGATCCACGCTTCCCCTGCCAGATTATAATCGCCTAAATAATTAATACTGTTGGCTTTTTTGATTCCAGTCGGCTGAAGCAGCTGCAAGATCGCGTCGCAGGCCGCCCGGTAACCGGCGGATTTGTTGCCGATGAAACCGCTGGACTGTACCGGAATGACCTCGATTTCGTGTTTTAAGGCTGCCGCTTTACAAATGGCGTTCAAATCATCACCGATGACGCCGACAATACAGGTGGAATAGACGAAAATCAGTTTCGGCTGATACTTACCCACCAGTTCGTCAATTGCCGCCGTCAGCTTTTTACCGCCGCCAAAAATTACGTCTTCCTCTTGTAAATCGGTGGAGAAAGCGTTGCGGTAAAGCTCCGAGCCGCTGCTCAGGCTGCCCCGGATATCCCAGGTATAGCTGGCGCAGCCAATCGGTCCGTGGACCAAATGGGCCGCATCCGTAATCGGATTCAGTACCACCCTGGCCCCGCAATACACGCAGGCCCGCTGGCTGACGCAGCCGGCGATGCTGTCGGCGTCGCATTTGATCGGCTGCTTTTGTCTGCCTTTTGTCGTAATAAACTCTTCCCTGTCGGATACAACCAGTGCCTCCCCCATTCGCTTCTCACCTCTTTCATTGATGCAAACCTGCCTTTCTGCCTATTATCGAACGACTTCCAAATCTTCTTCCGCGCATTCCCGGTCTTCCTTGTCCAGCATGGCGTTGCACATTTGTTCCAATAAAAACATCGCGCCTTTGTAGCCCACCACCGGATTATAGTTGTGTCCATAACGATCCATAACCGGAAACCCGAAGCGGACAAAGGGAATGTCTTCTGCCCTGGCGATGAATTTGCCATAGGTATTGGAAATTAAAAGATCAACGTTTTCATTTTTGATCCATTGATGGACATCAAAGAAATCTTTTTCCGCTTTTACAATGCCTTCTAAACCAGCCTCCTGCATCATGGCCGTGATTTCTCTTGCAAATGCCGATCCCGGAGTACCGGTAACCACATATTGGGGGATCATGCCCAGAGCAATAATGAACTGGCTTAAAGCAATCATCTCGTCAGGATCACCGACCAGGGCAGCTTTTCTTCCCTGGAAATATTGCTGACTGTCAATCATCAGATCCACCAGTTGGCCCCGTTCCTCTTCCAGTTCCGCCGGTATCTCCTTCCCGGTTTGTTTGGCCAAAGACATTAAAAGTTCATCCGTGGCATCGATACCGATGGGAGTCTTCAGCGTAATAAAGGGAACTTTACACTTTTTCTCCAGTTCTTTCGCTCCCATTTCGGAGGCATAGCTCCCCAAAGCAACGGTCAACGCGGCATTGCCGGCATCAACAATCTCCTCAATTTTTGTCCCACCCTTCGGATACATTTTATATTTCCCGGTGTTCGGGGCATCCAAAACCCCGCTGGTATCGGGAAGCATGGTATAAGGGATGCCCATTACCTTGAATATCCGCTTGATTTCCCGCATATCCGCCGGTCCGACAAAGCCCGGTATGATATTAAAATTCCCGTTGGGAACGCCGCTGTTTAGCGAAAGGTAGTTGATAAAACCTTTGACCATGCTGGCAAAA
This genomic interval from Veillonellales bacterium contains the following:
- the modB gene encoding molybdate ABC transporter permease subunit, yielding MIEWQPIFLSLKVAGVSLIFVFLFGVSFAHLLHNRSFPGKTALEAFFTLPLVLPPVVTGFLLLVLIGKNGPVGQLLRTTLDVQLVFTPYAAVLAAAVVAFPLMYQNAKAAFQNVDATLEDAARTLGSSEWRVFLTVTLPLSRSGLMSGVVLSYARALGEFGATMMVAGNIPGKTQTIPLAIYFASEANDLTAAGIYVLIISVLTFILLFLVNSWNNRKNS
- a CDS encoding nitrogenase component 1 — protein: MKEKKAACRNVNENPCNMCMPMGGILALKGIENTMVVLHGSQGCSTYMRRHISEHFNEPVDVGSSSLNEKGTIYGGEKNLKQALDNVRKVYNPGVIGILTTCLAETIGEDIGRFAEEYLQEKNGEEIFLVTAPTPGYGGTQAEGYFFTARRILTCLTKKSEKHNKINLIVSNISPADIREIKRILNLMEIKYTLFPDFSDTMDRPFQRPYRKMTPEGTKIEDIRKMSGAPATLQLGMTVEDALSPGKYLAETFGVPLYNLPLPIGLENTDRFMEVLQEVTGKGLPDSLQQERGRLLDGMIDSHKYNFLGRAVLFGEPELVYALTRTCLENGIHPVVVATGSRTAKLAELLQPYIEAAPEPVQILSGTDFAVIRKYGEAAEANVAIGDSTGRYLEEKAGIPLIRIGFPILDRMGGHRLLSVGYTGTMAFLDRVTNTLLDSKLKPYRSRMYDTFYRKAT
- the nifE gene encoding nitrogenase iron-molybdenum cofactor biosynthesis protein NifE gives rise to the protein MGEALVVSDREEFITTKGRQKQPIKCDADSIAGCVSQRACVYCGARVVLNPITDAAHLVHGPIGCASYTWDIRGSLSSGSELYRNAFSTDLQEEDVIFGGGKKLTAAIDELVGKYQPKLIFVYSTCIVGVIGDDLNAICKAAALKHEIEVIPVQSSGFIGNKSAGYRAACDAILQLLQPTGIKKANSINYLGDYNLAGEAWIIESYLREMGIELNVVFTGDSSSEKLKTATQASLNIMQCAGSTNYLAGKMEELYHIPYIRVSFLGLQDTADSLRQIAAALGNEEAARKAEILIARESARIQPVIDKYRRKFAGKKAAVYVGGGFKAISLIKQFRELGMEVVMIGTQTGRKEEYETINSLVADGTVILDDANPAELERFMTKQGANLLVGGVKERPLAYKLGIAFIDHNHDRKHPLSGYVGAVNFAREVYSTLCSPVWNYLPDHDRGDVV
- a CDS encoding Fe-only nitrogenase accessory AnfO family protein, whose protein sequence is MGREAAAVLDKNSETTSLQENCQLVVYQRQQGRWRESRRMECRFDKSQGLKGLRRCMTEIIGFLADCKIVAGREITGLPYYELEKAQCSIWEISGNPVDFLDYILAKEEKERQKRAEASPIKLPSPVRLGEGKYSISLKDIQESSSGVTSKQVLVPFLRQGDFSTLTVTCAHVPPWIDCELRSGRFAGDIVKLGINHYEITLHNKNSAAKTV
- the nifB gene encoding nitrogenase cofactor biosynthesis protein NifB; the encoded protein is MEKTKKHPCYSFEAHQKYARMHLPVAPGCNISCNYCNRKFDCVNESRPGVTSEVLTPALAKEKFDWVKSQLDYLSVVGIAGPGDALANWEQTKRSIALIKADNPDIVFCLSTNGLMLPDYAAEIIRLGVQHVTVTMNCIDPGIGAKIYKFVRYKGHKYQGVEGAKLLLGRQLEGIVKLTSGGVLVKVNIVMVSGINDHHIPQVVKKAKELGAFMTNIMPLIPAQGSTFEHFPQTSMKDIEQMRRSCELDLTQMHHCKQCRADAIGLLEYDRSQEFRMSLQPSADRKVEPGAAGRRYVIAVTSQYGKLVDQHFGHAEQFAIYQGKGEDFVFLEYRRVKKYCMGMPDCDDEEVRREGTIKALKNCDAVLTMRIGLNAKKQLTDRGIDSIEYCDTVETGLIYAAQQLAQKKGEERRVRTG
- a CDS encoding 2Fe-2S ferredoxin; translation: MNKPQHHIFVCTSSRVNGQQKGFCHSKQGVDVVTSFMEEIQERELEGEVFINNTGCFGLCDQGPIVVIYPDNVWYGHVTPDDVAEIMDEHIEGGKVVARLEI
- a CDS encoding TOBE domain-containing protein, whose amino-acid sequence is MKISGRNKLEATVKEVVKGAVMAKVVMDFKGTELVAAITVDSVDDLNLKAGDKVTALVKATEMMVLKA
- a CDS encoding ATP-binding cassette domain-containing protein — encoded protein: MLAIDIKKQLADFTLAIAFKIENDILVLFGPSGCGKTTTLRCIAGLAQPDAGSIVLNEKTFYSSRENVFIPPRCRKIGYVFQEFALFPHMNVEKNVYYGVKKRNIATTQLYEKIMPVLKIDHLKQRQVQQLSGGEKQRVALARALMAQPQLLLLDEPLCSLDKKTRLELQTELKQLQQAWSIPFILVTHDMEEATTLGNQILFLEKGRQLPYRTA
- the modA gene encoding molybdate ABC transporter substrate-binding protein, whose product is MKKHMVLLWISLLITAALLVTACGGNKQASPAPAPQTVELNVSAAVSLKDALAEIQTNYQKGHPNVKLVFNLGASGSLQKQIEQGAPADIFISAAPKQMNELEAKNLLNKATRRNLVENKLVVVVPPDSPLNITQYEDLANGNVQKISIGEPAVVPAGQYAQEVFQKLGIWDSLKDRLVLAKDVRTVLAYVETGNVDAGVVYKTDAVSSTKVKIAATAPEGSHQPIVYPAALLAGSKQEQAAQEFLSFLTTPESRAVFEKNGFTMSK
- a CDS encoding helix-turn-helix transcriptional regulator codes for the protein MQEYLYKILREEREAGGMMAETVSYTPEEVARILKITRYTVYEMIKRGDLAAYRVGRKMRIEAFDLENYIHKSKGNSPAAENQPAKSLEPYTLPRDQLILCGQDIILDILTRHLERALPAVPCLRNYIGSIDGLLALYHGTANAVTTHLWDSDTDSYNLPYVRRLLPGQHTLVINLAYRMEGFYVAKGNPKRILTWQDLISPSVRFVNREPGSGARVLLDEQLRLLGIQHAEIYGYTHEEMSHLAVASCVSRNEADVGLGIEKAALQVKKIDFIPLQRERYDLVIRKENMDTALMKNLLAILRSDSFRNEVSGIGGYDLTRTGEIIAEI